TCATAAAAATATTAGGAGACTTCCCTCCTAGTTCTAATGTTACTGGTATATTATTTTCTGTAGCGTATTGCATGACTAATCTTCCCGTAGGTGTTGACCCTGTAAATGCTGCTTTTGATACTTTTTTATTGGATACCAAGGCACGACCTAATTCAGATCCAAATCCGTTTACAATGTTTACAACTCCAGCTGGTAATAAATCACCAATAAGTTCCATAAGGATTAGTATTGAAATTGGCGTACTTTCGGCTGGTTTCAAAACTACAGTATTTCCTGCGGCAAGTGCAGGAGCGAGTTTCCAAACAGCCATAAGAATAGGGAAATTCCATGGGATAATTTGTGCAATAACTCCTAGAGGTTCACTTAATGCAATAGAGACCGTTTGAGAATCAAGCTCTGTAATAGTGCTTTCTTCAGCTCTAATTACACTTGCAAAGTAACGAAAATGATCTACAGCAAGAGGTAAATCTGCTGCCATAGTTTCACGAATGGCTTTTCCGTTGTCAATAGTTTCAACAATAGCAAGATATTCAAGATTGTCCTCAATAACTTGTGCTATTTTATTCAATAAATTACTTCGTTCTGTAACCGATGTTTTACCCCAAGTTTGAAAGGCATTATACGCATGATCTACGGCAAGTTCTAAATCTTCTTTACTAGAGTGTGCTGCTTGTGTATACACTTTACCATCTACAGGTGAAACAACATCAAAATAGTTCCCATTTACAGGAGCAATAAATTTCCCTCCAATATAATTATCATATTTAGCCTTAAATTCAGGTCTTTGAAGTAATGTACTCATTTTATATTTTGTTTTTAGTTTATCCAAAAATATTTAACTATTAAGAAACTAAATAGCACAATTCATTCAATTTATAGCATAAAATTTTCAAATACATTTTTTTAAATATAATTTTATACGAATTAAATAATTTTAAATTTTTTTCAAAAGTTTTAAAAAACAGTAATTTAAAATGAATACAATTATAACTTAAAAAACAAAAAAAATAGTTTCTTACTACAAACTGCAATCCTTATATTTGCACGCGTCTTTGAAAACGGGACTTGTAAAGCAATATCATTAAAAAATACAAATGAAAATATCATACAACTGGTTAAAACAATTTATAAAAATAGACTGGAAATCCGAAGAAACAGCTGCATTGCTTACAGACTTAGGGCTTGAAGTAGAAGTGGTTGAAAAGTACCAATCTATTAAAGGAGGATTAGAAGGAGTAGTTATAGGTCATGTATTAACATGTGTACAACATCCAGATGCTGACAGACTGAAAATAACAACGGTTGATATAGGAACTGGAACACCCATACAAGTAGTTTGTGGTGCTAGTAACGTAGGTGCAGGACAAAAAGTACCTGTTGCTACAATTGGTACTGAATTGTATGATAAAGAAGGTAATGCTTTTACGATCAAGAAAGGAAAAATTAGAGGTCAAGAAAGTCACGGAATGATTTGTGCAGAAGACGAATTAGGTCTTGGCGAAAGCCACGACGGAATCATGATCCTTGACGATTCATTGGTTCCTGGAACAGCCACTGCAACTGTCTTTAAAATAGAAAATGATGAAGTTTTTGAAATAGGATTAACACCAAATCGTGCTGATGCTATGAGTCACCTAGGTACAGCAAGAGATTTGAGAGCTGGACTTTTACAAAATGGAGTTAGCGTAGAGCTTATTACACCTTCAGTTAGTAATTTTAGGGTAGATAAAAGAACTTTAAAGATTGATATTGATGTTAAAGAACCAAAATTAGCACCTAGATATTGTGGCGTTACAATATCTGGTATTGAGGTAAAACCTTCTCCTGCTTGGTTACAAAATAGATTAAAAGCTATTGGGTTAAACCCAAAAAATAACATTGTTGATGTCACTAACTATGTTTTACACGAATTGGGTCAGCCCCTTCATGCCTTTGATGCTGCTAAAATAAACGGAAAAGTAGTCGTACAAACTCTTGCAGCAGGGACTAAATTTACCACTCTTGATGATGTTGAAAGAGAATTACACGAGGAGGACTTAATGATTTGTGATGAAAAAGGGCCACTTTGTATTGCAGGTGTTTTTGGTGGAAAAAAATCTGGAGTTTCAGAAAGTACTAGTTCCATTTTCTTGGAAAGTGCCTATTTTAATCCTGTAAGTATTAGAAAAACAGCCAAGAGACATCAACTTAATACCGATGCCTCTTTTAGATTTGAAAGAGGGATTGATCCTAGCATTACTGAATACGCATTAAAGCGCGCTGCTTTACTAATTCAAGAAGTTGCTGGTGGCGAAATCACATCAGATG
This portion of the Flavobacterium sp. CECT 9288 genome encodes:
- a CDS encoding aldehyde dehydrogenase family protein, with translation MSTLLQRPEFKAKYDNYIGGKFIAPVNGNYFDVVSPVDGKVYTQAAHSSKEDLELAVDHAYNAFQTWGKTSVTERSNLLNKIAQVIEDNLEYLAIVETIDNGKAIRETMAADLPLAVDHFRYFASVIRAEESTITELDSQTVSIALSEPLGVIAQIIPWNFPILMAVWKLAPALAAGNTVVLKPAESTPISILILMELIGDLLPAGVVNIVNGFGSELGRALVSNKKVSKAAFTGSTPTGRLVMQYATENNIPVTLELGGKSPNIFMKSVADADDDFFDKAVEGAVMFALNQGEICTCPSRLLVHEDIYDQFIARVIERTNAIKLGNPLDTNTMMGAQTSLVQQEKIMAYINLGIEEGAVLLAGGEANEMGDDLSEGYYIKPTLFKGHNKMRIFQEEIFGPVLAITTFKTTEEAIAIANDTMYGLGAGLWTRDAHEIYQVPRAIQAGRVWINQYHSYPAGAPFGGYKQSGIGRENHKMMLGHYRQTKNMLISYDKKKLGFF
- the pheT gene encoding phenylalanine--tRNA ligase subunit beta, giving the protein MKISYNWLKQFIKIDWKSEETAALLTDLGLEVEVVEKYQSIKGGLEGVVIGHVLTCVQHPDADRLKITTVDIGTGTPIQVVCGASNVGAGQKVPVATIGTELYDKEGNAFTIKKGKIRGQESHGMICAEDELGLGESHDGIMILDDSLVPGTATATVFKIENDEVFEIGLTPNRADAMSHLGTARDLRAGLLQNGVSVELITPSVSNFRVDKRTLKIDIDVKEPKLAPRYCGVTISGIEVKPSPAWLQNRLKAIGLNPKNNIVDVTNYVLHELGQPLHAFDAAKINGKVVVQTLAAGTKFTTLDDVERELHEEDLMICDEKGPLCIAGVFGGKKSGVSESTSSIFLESAYFNPVSIRKTAKRHQLNTDASFRFERGIDPSITEYALKRAALLIQEVAGGEITSDVVNVYPKKIEDFNVFLNFKNVNKIIGQEIPKDTIKKILVSLDIKVNSVSDAGLGLTIPAYRVDVQREIDVIEELLRVYGYNNIAFSNKLNATVFNAPRNEDYKIQNVIASQLNSQGFHEMMANSLTTANYVTLSDQLNPTNNVTMLNPLSADLSTMRQSLLFSGLEAVSYNINRKNADLKLFEFGKTYHNYLAGYEEKKHLSLLLTGNRNQENWTGTQKTSDFFLFKGYVLGILSRLGIDKLQTKPVELDVFAEGISLVVGNDTIVSLGVVKKVILKHFGIKQEVFHADFNWDLILKKISTKIKYTEIPKYPEVRRDLALLLDQTVSYESLYNLARQTEKGLLKNIDLFDVYEGQNLPEGKKSYAMSFTIQDNAKTLTDTQIDKIMSKLQKNFETELGAVLR